GCACCGCCTCGCTCGGCGGGTCGGCTCCAAGCGTGCCGCCCCCGCAGGAGCGGATAACGTCGGAGATGGGCTCCTCGGCGCGCACCACGCGCAGGTGGGTCGGGGTGCCGCCGGTGGTGACGCTCACTCTGCCAGCTCGTGGAGGGCCGTGGAGGCGAGGCCGTAGAGGCGCCGGGACAGCCAACGCGCGTTGAGCAGGTGTAGCTCTTCGCGGTCGGCCAGGTTCGGCTCGGCGGCCGCCAGGGGGTTATGGCGGGCGTACTCCTCGAGCAGGAGCGCGCAGTCCACGACAGAGGCGAGCGCCTCGGCCGCTGCCTGGTTCACGCCGCCCTCGGGCCTGGATCGGCCGTGCTGGTGCGTACGCGCTCGGCGGCCCACGCCTCGAGGTCCGCGACGCGGTATCGGACGCAGCGCGAAGAGATGCGGACGTGGGGCGGCCCGTCGCCGCGGCTCCGCCAGACGGCCAGCGTTCGGGGTTGGAGGCCGAGCGCTGCGGCTGCGTCGCGCTCGTCAACGAGGATGGTGGTTGCAGCGGTCATCGTGCTTTCTCCTGCGGCAATGAGCTACGGTCACTGTCGCACGGTAATGCACGGTGGTCGGCAATTGCTCTGGCTTGCCTAGTTTTTTTGTGTCTTCTATCTCGGTTTGGGCTAACGGATCGACCAGGACAGCCCCGGGCGTGCGGCACGCACCTTGTTCTGGACCGAACGGACCGAGAGGCCGTAACGCTTCCCGACGCGTCTACAAACGGCTGTCCAGCTGAGAGCGGGGTGCCGCCAATGCATGACCTCAACCTCGTCGGCCAATGCGTCCGCAGGCGGACCCTTTCGGCTCGCGAAGCCTCCTGCCGCTCGATGCTTCTGCTGCTGTCGTTCCTTCTCGGCCAAGGGCCGCTCCAGCCGTAGTGCCCGCTTGGCGTGGTAGAGATGCGGGTGTGACTGGTCGATGCCATTCTGGAGCCCGATCCACAGGGCGTAGCGGGCCGCATTCCACGCGTCACCCGCTCGCGCCAGCCGGAGGAGGACGGGCGCGGTCAGAAGGTGCTCTTCCGCCCGCTTCCGCTGGCTGTAGCGCTCGTCCTCCGGATTCTCCGGCATTCCGCGCTGCTCCTGGTCCCTGACAAACGCTATGGCCTCCTCGGCGCCCTCCGTCCACCCCGCGAGGATGTTGCGCAGGGCCTCCTCCGCGTCGTCAGGCGGGAGAGGCTGCAGCCAGTGAGGACGGCGGTTCATGCTCCCGCCCCGTTCACGACCGCCATAAGACGGGCGCCATGTTGTTCGAGCGCTTCGCGTGAAGCGTCCTGCGCCAGGCGCGCGTAGATCGCGGTTGCGGCCACGTCGCCGGGTGCGTGCCCGAGCACCTGTCCGATGACCTGGAGGCTGACCCCAGCCGTCGCCATCCAGGAGCCCACGGTCCTGCGGAGGTCGTGCAGGGTCACGTCCTCGCATCCCGCCTCCGCGCGGACGCGGCGCCAGCTCTTGTCTATCGACGTGAGGGCGGACCCGCGGCTGCGGCCCGGAAAGACGTGCGGGTTTCCGGCCTGGCGGGGGAGTTGCTCGAGGATCTCCACCGCGGGCGCCGAGAGGTAGACCGAATCGACATCGCCGCCCTTCCGCACCACGCGCCAGCGCCGGGCCTCCAGGTCGATGTCCGACCACTCGGAGCGGAGCAGTTCGGAGCGCCGTAGGCCCGTCAGCAGGAACAGGCGCAGAGCCGCCTTGATGTAGATGTTCGGCTCGGCGTCGATCGCCTCCATCAGGCGCGGCATCTCCTTCGGCGTGACGTAGCGCTCGCGGTTCCTTTCCTTGAACGCCTTCACTCCGCGCGAGCCGTGGCGGTCGAGTGTGGCGGGGTTGGCGCGGCCTTCGGGGAGCTCGCCCCACGCGATCGCCTTGCTGAACATCGCTCGCGCGACCTGCAGCACGCGGTTGGCCTCTACCGGGGTGCGTGCACCGATGCGCGCGTGGAGGGCGGCTAGGTCCGTTCGCGTCACGTCCGCCAGACGCAGGTGGCCGATGGCGGGAATGAGATGCTTCTCCAGCCGACGCCTATCCTCCCTCCACGAGCCTGGCCGGTGCGGCTTCGCGTGCTCGCTGATGTAGCGCTCGGCGAACGCGCGCACGTCGTCCGGCTTCGGCCCGCGGAGGGCTGCCACGGGGTCGCCGCCGTCGCCGACCTCCACCAGCGCCTTCCGCGCGCGGGCGCGCGCTTGGTCGAGCGTCAGGACACCGTACTTGCCGAGCGTCAGCAGCCGGGTGCGACCGGAGGGGGTGCGGTAGCGTAGGACGAACGCCTTGCGGC
This genomic window from Gemmatimonadota bacterium contains:
- a CDS encoding helix-turn-helix domain-containing protein codes for the protein MTAATTILVDERDAAAALGLQPRTLAVWRSRGDGPPHVRISSRCVRYRVADLEAWAAERVRTSTADPGPRAA
- a CDS encoding tyrosine-type recombinase/integrase, with product MGLTKRGIQALEYDPAGPAQQIAYDGQIPGFGLRVYPTGRKAFVLRYRTPSGRTRLLTLGKYGVLTLDQARARARKALVEVGDGGDPVAALRGPKPDDVRAFAERYISEHAKPHRPGSWREDRRRLEKHLIPAIGHLRLADVTRTDLAALHARIGARTPVEANRVLQVARAMFSKAIAWGELPEGRANPATLDRHGSRGVKAFKERNRERYVTPKEMPRLMEAIDAEPNIYIKAALRLFLLTGLRRSELLRSEWSDIDLEARRWRVVRKGGDVDSVYLSAPAVEILEQLPRQAGNPHVFPGRSRGSALTSIDKSWRRVRAEAGCEDVTLHDLRRTVGSWMATAGVSLQVIGQVLGHAPGDVAATAIYARLAQDASREALEQHGARLMAVVNGAGA